The following are from one region of the Rhodopirellula sp. P2 genome:
- a CDS encoding VTT domain-containing protein: MTSVLNHSAKIARRLLPVLLIVVGVGGLVSGVGTELASEWLAMGREAGPVAFVVLGTLAMCLFVPKTFVSIAAGSVFGLMLGGPTLAVTAVVSAWVNYHLGKWSLGGGLLGNESPSDGASPGQALDAETNASWREGLRMIRSTARDANLGMHLLVRLSPIPTTIISYSMGAAGARQLPYLAAALLAAGPQLLWVHCGAVASEAMSSVAEAGLTGAGDSGLTRWLGLAMSVVAAVLLSVLVPRHIWQQRAQDLAGKELAAAGQDA; the protein is encoded by the coding sequence GTGACGTCGGTTTTGAACCATTCAGCAAAGATCGCGAGGCGGTTGTTGCCCGTGTTGTTGATTGTGGTCGGCGTCGGTGGGCTGGTCAGCGGCGTTGGCACTGAGTTAGCCAGTGAATGGTTGGCGATGGGGCGCGAAGCGGGGCCAGTCGCGTTTGTGGTGCTGGGGACGTTGGCGATGTGTTTGTTCGTTCCCAAGACGTTTGTGTCGATCGCGGCTGGATCCGTGTTTGGTTTGATGCTCGGTGGTCCGACGCTGGCGGTCACGGCGGTTGTTTCAGCGTGGGTGAACTATCACCTCGGAAAGTGGTCCTTGGGCGGCGGTTTGCTGGGGAATGAATCCCCGAGCGATGGGGCCTCTCCAGGGCAGGCGTTGGACGCTGAGACCAACGCGTCCTGGCGCGAGGGATTGCGGATGATTCGATCAACCGCCCGTGACGCGAATCTGGGGATGCATCTGTTGGTTCGGTTGTCGCCAATTCCGACCACGATCATCAGCTACTCGATGGGAGCGGCCGGAGCACGTCAGCTTCCCTACTTGGCCGCCGCGTTGTTAGCCGCTGGGCCACAGTTGCTGTGGGTGCATTGCGGGGCGGTGGCCAGTGAAGCCATGAGCTCCGTTGCCGAGGCGGGGCTGACGGGAGCGGGGGATTCCGGTCTGACTCGCTGGTTGGGGCTGGCCATGTCCGTCGTTGCGGCGGTGCTGCTGTCGGTTTTGGTGCCGAGGCACATTTGGCAGCAACGAGCGCAAGATTTGGCAGGCAAGGAATTGGCTGCCGCTGGCCAGGACGCTTAG
- a CDS encoding GIY-YIG nuclease family protein, whose product MPTSTNQTFPGNQTDPSPSTGSLIRCFFAVWLAMAASQDARPTLAQTTSARVGSPSNQAIHKDFTPESIREAFRDTHQGFSSDELILQDKLRDAFLQELGIAPKQESQFDAQRAALRALLQLRKRGDLNVPTTQRSSPTSASINAAIPTAEIAIRTVLDRHDAMIDDVLCDPKMRMELQQEAERLSKNISAETVRRAVLRLRKSRRLRPELVLRVADWDRTVTTHPMKELDLESLPNTPGVYLFRDSTGYLYIGEAIRLRDRIGDHLRGSHNAGLANVLSDSEANPVTLELHAFPNDSPAKKITVRRAYESELIRSRHPRFNLQP is encoded by the coding sequence ATGCCAACCTCCACGAACCAAACGTTCCCCGGCAACCAAACAGATCCCTCTCCAAGCACGGGCTCCCTGATTCGTTGTTTTTTCGCCGTGTGGTTGGCAATGGCGGCCTCTCAAGACGCCCGCCCGACACTCGCGCAAACCACCTCCGCCAGAGTGGGTTCGCCGTCGAATCAGGCCATCCACAAGGATTTCACTCCCGAATCAATCCGGGAAGCGTTTCGCGACACCCATCAAGGATTCAGCAGCGATGAATTGATCCTGCAAGACAAACTTCGAGACGCTTTCCTTCAAGAATTGGGCATCGCTCCCAAACAAGAATCGCAATTTGACGCTCAGCGAGCAGCCCTACGAGCCTTGCTGCAACTTCGCAAACGCGGCGATTTGAATGTGCCAACCACGCAACGATCCAGCCCGACCTCGGCCTCCATCAACGCCGCCATTCCGACCGCCGAGATCGCCATCCGAACAGTTCTTGATCGACACGATGCGATGATCGACGATGTCCTCTGCGACCCTAAAATGCGAATGGAGTTGCAGCAAGAAGCTGAACGACTCTCGAAAAATATCTCCGCGGAAACCGTTCGACGAGCGGTTCTACGACTTCGAAAATCACGGCGGCTTCGCCCGGAACTTGTCCTCCGGGTGGCCGACTGGGATCGAACCGTGACCACCCACCCAATGAAAGAACTCGATCTGGAGTCGCTCCCCAACACCCCGGGCGTTTACCTTTTTCGCGACTCGACCGGGTACCTTTACATCGGTGAAGCGATTCGATTGCGAGACCGTATCGGTGACCACCTCCGCGGCAGCCACAACGCTGGCTTGGCAAACGTCCTCAGCGATTCCGAAGCCAACCCCGTGACATTGGAACTGCACGCGTTTCCAAACGATTCACCCGCGAAGAAAATCACGGTCCGGCGGGCTTACGAGAGCGAGCTGATTCGCAGTCGCCACCCTCGTTTCAACCTCCAACCATAG
- the rpsT gene encoding 30S ribosomal protein S20 codes for MPNTSSASKRLRQNEKRRLLNRATRTNMRSTIRRVREAVDNNDLETAKNEFKIAQKKLDRAAANNLIHKNAAARTKSRLNNLIKNAAQSA; via the coding sequence ATGCCAAATACTTCAAGCGCCTCGAAACGTCTGCGTCAAAACGAAAAACGTCGTTTGCTGAATCGTGCCACCCGTACCAACATGCGTTCGACGATTCGTCGTGTCCGTGAAGCTGTCGACAACAACGATTTAGAGACCGCCAAGAACGAGTTCAAAATCGCTCAAAAGAAGCTGGACCGTGCCGCAGCGAACAACTTGATCCACAAGAACGCTGCCGCTCGCACCAAGAGCCGTTTGAACAACTTGATCAAGAACGCCGCTCAATCTGCCTGA
- a CDS encoding excinuclease ABC subunit UvrC has translation MSDRETEVNDEPLDDESAASDVEASSESVVPPKVLQDFSQGFRQAARKVKTFPQSPGVYLMKDCAGVVIYVGKAKNLRSRASSYFLKAASEDARTADWIGDIADIDFVETESEVDALLMESRLIKDIQPRNNKELKDDKSFPYLMITTREEFPRVEVTREPQSTGVKLYGPFTSAGALRGAIQVMQRIFKFRTCSLDISESDERWQWFRPCLLASINQCTAPCNFRISKEDYRRDIKRLQTFLDGGKTKLLREMRGEMKEASKALDFERAAVLRDEINMIERLEERGDLDTNAQPEVFYIDPKKGLAGLKKVLGLSETPRVIEGVDIAHLGGNETVASLVQFIDGLPFKPGYRRFRIQEVKGIDDYRSIYEVVSRRFRGLSDRQESFPDVLLIDGGKGQLNAAMAAFRDQDIQPPTVISLAKRDEEIIRTGISEPLKLSKNAFALRLLQYVRDESHRFAQHYHHILRSKSSLER, from the coding sequence ATGAGCGACCGCGAAACCGAAGTCAATGACGAACCCCTCGATGATGAGAGTGCTGCTTCGGATGTCGAGGCGTCCTCTGAGTCGGTGGTTCCACCGAAGGTGCTGCAGGATTTCAGCCAGGGTTTCCGTCAGGCCGCCCGGAAAGTCAAAACGTTCCCGCAATCGCCGGGCGTGTATTTGATGAAGGATTGCGCTGGTGTGGTGATCTACGTCGGCAAAGCCAAGAACCTTCGCTCGCGGGCGAGCAGCTACTTTTTGAAAGCTGCCAGCGAGGACGCGCGCACGGCCGATTGGATCGGCGACATCGCTGACATCGACTTTGTGGAAACGGAAAGCGAAGTCGACGCGTTGTTGATGGAGTCGCGGTTGATCAAAGACATCCAACCGCGAAACAACAAAGAACTGAAGGACGACAAGTCATTCCCGTACCTGATGATCACCACGCGAGAGGAGTTCCCGCGGGTGGAAGTGACCCGGGAACCGCAGTCCACGGGGGTGAAGCTTTACGGGCCGTTCACCAGCGCTGGTGCGCTGCGTGGCGCGATCCAGGTGATGCAGCGGATTTTCAAGTTTCGAACCTGTTCGCTGGACATCAGCGAGTCCGACGAACGATGGCAGTGGTTTCGGCCGTGTCTGCTGGCGAGCATCAATCAATGCACCGCGCCCTGCAACTTTCGAATCAGCAAAGAAGATTACCGCCGCGACATCAAACGCTTGCAAACGTTTCTCGATGGTGGCAAGACGAAGTTGCTGCGTGAAATGCGAGGCGAGATGAAGGAGGCCAGCAAGGCCTTGGACTTTGAACGAGCCGCAGTGCTTCGCGATGAGATCAACATGATTGAGCGTTTGGAAGAACGGGGCGACCTGGACACCAATGCTCAGCCCGAAGTCTTTTACATCGATCCCAAAAAGGGATTGGCCGGACTGAAGAAGGTGTTGGGGCTGTCTGAGACGCCGCGTGTGATCGAAGGCGTCGACATCGCGCATTTGGGTGGGAACGAAACCGTTGCTAGTCTCGTCCAATTCATTGACGGCTTGCCGTTCAAGCCTGGCTACCGGCGATTTCGCATTCAGGAAGTCAAAGGCATTGATGACTACCGGAGCATTTACGAGGTTGTTTCCCGACGTTTTCGCGGGTTGTCGGATCGTCAAGAATCGTTTCCCGACGTGTTGTTGATCGATGGTGGCAAAGGTCAACTCAATGCAGCGATGGCCGCGTTTCGCGATCAAGACATTCAGCCACCGACCGTGATCAGCCTTGCGAAACGAGATGAAGAAATTATTCGAACGGGGATTTCTGAACCCCTGAAGTTGAGCAAAAACGCGTTTGCACTGCGTTTGTTACAGTATGTTCGTGACGAATCTCACCGGTTTGCCCAACACTACCATCACATTTTACGTAGTAAATCCAGTCTCGAGCGGTGA
- the hflX gene encoding GTPase HflX, whose product MSDKHITLHDDAPERSILARLILPDTVVEEDPLEELHGLATTSGTEVVDELIQRRSTPDHSTYLGKGKVEELRLMVERHEADVVVFDNDLSPAQIRNLEKKINAKVIDRTELILDIFAAGARTHESRLAVELAQLEYSLPRLKRMWTHLSRQSMGVGMRGPGEKQLEVDRRLAQKRIHDLKTELKSVELRRERQVAARSDSPTVSLVGYTNAGKSTLMNALTDAGVMAQDKLFATLDTRTRRWHLPEWGHVLLSDTVGFIRDLPHSLVASFKSTLEETRQAELLLHVADASSPQVFEQISAVYQVLEELGIEAKDTLLVLNKIDAITSPRILNRVLDRYPNAIPVSARSRSGLKPLAQAVGEALSREFLDVEIVVAHHDGKLLSFLSATGKIESREFGNDHVTVRVRMPASAMGTVHRSALKVTPTTLEMWKQTASEDEPKQSAEDSVEESVERSSDVA is encoded by the coding sequence GTGTCAGATAAACACATCACCCTGCACGACGACGCTCCCGAACGTAGCATTTTGGCTCGTTTGATCCTGCCTGACACCGTGGTCGAAGAAGACCCGTTGGAAGAACTGCACGGGCTGGCGACCACCTCGGGGACCGAAGTGGTCGACGAGTTGATTCAGCGTCGATCCACCCCCGACCACTCCACCTATTTGGGCAAAGGCAAAGTCGAAGAACTGCGTTTGATGGTCGAACGCCATGAAGCCGATGTCGTCGTCTTCGACAACGATTTGAGCCCCGCCCAAATTCGCAACTTGGAAAAGAAAATCAATGCGAAGGTGATCGATCGAACAGAGTTGATCCTGGACATCTTTGCTGCCGGAGCACGAACGCACGAATCGCGTTTGGCCGTTGAGTTGGCTCAGTTGGAATACTCGCTGCCACGGCTCAAACGCATGTGGACCCACCTCTCGCGTCAGTCGATGGGCGTGGGGATGCGTGGTCCTGGTGAAAAGCAGTTGGAGGTTGACCGCCGGTTGGCCCAAAAACGCATTCACGATCTGAAGACGGAATTGAAGAGCGTGGAGTTGCGGCGGGAACGCCAGGTCGCGGCTCGTTCGGATTCACCGACGGTGTCGTTGGTCGGGTACACCAACGCGGGCAAGAGCACGTTGATGAACGCTCTGACGGATGCCGGCGTGATGGCTCAAGACAAACTGTTTGCGACGCTGGACACCCGCACCCGACGTTGGCATTTGCCTGAATGGGGGCATGTGTTGCTTAGCGACACGGTCGGTTTCATTCGCGATTTGCCTCACTCGTTGGTGGCCAGTTTTAAATCGACGTTGGAAGAAACGCGTCAAGCCGAGTTGTTGCTGCATGTGGCGGACGCCAGCAGCCCGCAGGTTTTCGAACAGATCAGCGCGGTGTATCAGGTGCTGGAAGAACTGGGCATCGAAGCGAAGGACACGTTGTTGGTGCTCAACAAGATTGATGCCATCACCAGCCCGCGGATTTTGAATCGGGTGCTGGATCGTTACCCGAATGCCATTCCTGTCAGTGCCAGGTCACGTTCCGGTTTGAAGCCGTTGGCTCAAGCGGTTGGCGAAGCACTGTCTCGCGAATTTCTGGATGTGGAGATTGTGGTGGCGCATCACGACGGCAAGCTGCTGTCGTTTCTCTCCGCAACGGGAAAGATTGAATCACGTGAGTTTGGAAATGACCATGTCACCGTGCGAGTTCGGATGCCAGCCTCGGCCATGGGAACCGTTCATCGCAGTGCGTTGAAGGTGACGCCCACGACGCTTGAAATGTGGAAGCAAACCGCGTCGGAAGATGAACCCAAGCAATCCGCGGAGGATTCCGTGGAAGAGTCGGTCGAGCGTTCAAGCGACGTGGCTTGA
- a CDS encoding SDR family NAD(P)-dependent oxidoreductase has protein sequence MPLPFQQVWNPQDAVTIVTGASSGIGFELTRMLVDEGAHVVAVARRQERLDELAKATSCPERVHCIAGDVTDASTREKAMAAADSIRGGRLDLLVNNAGVGAIGPFADASPERMRRVMEVNFFAPVDWTRDALSRLRRVTQEGGHPVICNIGSVLGHRAVPDKSEYCASKFALHGWNDSLRAELAGDGIGVTLVSPSTTRSEFFDSLVETDPGQKSASIGSWPPTRVAQAALLAIKRGRSEVILSLGGKALVYADRVSPPVMNGLLAKRGR, from the coding sequence ATGCCACTGCCTTTTCAACAGGTTTGGAATCCCCAGGACGCCGTGACCATCGTCACGGGGGCGAGCAGTGGAATCGGATTCGAACTGACACGAATGTTGGTTGATGAAGGAGCTCATGTCGTCGCCGTGGCTCGGCGTCAGGAACGACTCGACGAGCTCGCCAAAGCGACGTCGTGTCCGGAACGTGTGCACTGCATCGCTGGTGATGTGACGGACGCATCCACTCGCGAAAAAGCCATGGCAGCCGCGGATTCGATTCGCGGTGGCCGATTGGATTTGTTGGTCAACAACGCAGGTGTGGGAGCGATCGGGCCGTTTGCGGACGCTTCGCCGGAACGCATGCGGCGGGTGATGGAGGTCAACTTTTTCGCCCCGGTGGATTGGACTCGCGACGCGTTGTCTCGGTTGCGTCGGGTGACTCAGGAAGGTGGGCATCCTGTGATCTGCAACATCGGCAGCGTGTTGGGGCACCGAGCGGTACCCGACAAAAGCGAGTACTGCGCCAGCAAGTTTGCGCTGCACGGTTGGAACGATTCACTTCGGGCCGAATTGGCGGGCGACGGGATCGGAGTGACGTTGGTCAGTCCGAGCACCACTCGCAGTGAGTTCTTTGACTCGTTGGTTGAGACGGATCCGGGGCAGAAGTCCGCCAGCATTGGCAGTTGGCCGCCCACTCGAGTTGCTCAGGCAGCGTTGCTGGCGATCAAGCGTGGACGGAGCGAAGTGATCTTGAGTCTGGGTGGCAAAGCGTTGGTCTACGCTGACCGAGTCTCGCCCCCAGTGATGAACGGGCTCTTGGCCAAACGTGGACGCTGA
- a CDS encoding carboxymuconolactone decarboxylase family protein, translating to MIPKRYRQMHADHPEFMRAYEDLGKAARECGPLSDREVALVKLAISLGAGLEGAAHSHCRKALEAGCSPDDLRHVAMLSAPTIGFPTMMRAKSWVEDVIEPKPM from the coding sequence ATGATTCCCAAACGCTACCGCCAAATGCACGCGGACCATCCTGAGTTCATGCGAGCCTACGAGGACCTGGGCAAAGCTGCTCGCGAGTGTGGCCCGCTGAGTGACCGAGAGGTGGCGTTGGTTAAACTGGCGATCTCACTGGGAGCTGGCTTGGAAGGCGCCGCTCACTCGCATTGTCGCAAAGCCTTGGAAGCCGGGTGTTCGCCGGATGACTTGCGACACGTGGCGATGCTCTCCGCCCCAACGATCGGATTTCCCACGATGATGCGAGCGAAGTCGTGGGTGGAAGATGTGATTGAACCCAAGCCGATGTGA
- the cobA gene encoding uroporphyrinogen-III C-methyltransferase, translated as MNSERSLSETSSGFVALVGAGPGHPGLLTLRGQECLRECDVVLYDGLSNVEMLVHAPQAVHQSVGKHGQSRIWKQKEIIAEMLRHAQAGRHVVRLKGGDPAVFARTSEEVNALKAEGIPFEIVPGITAALAAGSYAGIPITHRGIASAVALVTGHEEPGKAKSDLDWPALARFPGTLVIYMGVTTAKQWTEALVAGGKDPKTPCAILRRCSLPDQQKIQCRLDEVAGHLTPASKFRPPVITIVGDVTGLAESMDWFSRRPLSGKRVLVTRPRDQAQQLARPLEELGANVIVQPAIEISPPDDWSDVDAAIEQLDSFDSLVFSSRNGVKFFLDRLLDQGRDLRCLGGLKIAVVGDATAAVLAAYHLRADWIPATFDADALLETLLQVQPSVRSTLIVRTQRGRDVVADGLRQVGANVREVVAYQNRDVPEMDPITRAKLNEQPLDWVTLTSPATARNVHRWLGDSIGDTKVAVISPLTAEAVHELGWRVDAIASSATMQSLTQAILDAETT; from the coding sequence TTGAATTCTGAACGCTCTCTTTCTGAAACATCGTCTGGATTCGTCGCATTGGTGGGGGCTGGTCCGGGACATCCGGGATTGCTGACCCTTCGCGGTCAGGAGTGTCTGCGGGAATGTGACGTCGTGCTGTACGACGGTCTGAGCAACGTCGAAATGCTGGTCCACGCCCCGCAAGCGGTCCACCAAAGTGTGGGAAAACACGGGCAATCGCGAATTTGGAAGCAGAAGGAGATCATCGCCGAGATGCTCCGGCATGCCCAAGCGGGGCGGCACGTCGTGCGGCTCAAGGGCGGCGATCCGGCCGTGTTTGCTCGGACCAGCGAAGAAGTCAACGCGTTGAAGGCCGAGGGCATCCCGTTTGAAATCGTTCCGGGCATCACGGCGGCTTTGGCGGCGGGATCCTACGCGGGAATTCCGATCACCCATCGCGGGATCGCTTCGGCGGTGGCTTTGGTCACCGGGCATGAAGAGCCGGGCAAGGCGAAATCGGACCTGGATTGGCCGGCATTGGCGAGATTTCCTGGCACGTTGGTGATTTACATGGGGGTCACGACGGCCAAGCAATGGACCGAGGCGTTGGTCGCAGGCGGCAAAGATCCGAAAACGCCGTGTGCGATCCTCCGGCGATGCAGTTTGCCCGACCAGCAAAAAATCCAGTGCCGCTTGGACGAGGTCGCCGGCCATTTGACTCCCGCCAGCAAGTTTCGGCCGCCTGTGATCACGATCGTTGGTGACGTCACCGGGTTGGCCGAGTCGATGGATTGGTTCAGTCGTCGGCCGCTCTCAGGCAAGCGTGTTTTGGTGACGCGGCCGAGGGATCAAGCTCAGCAACTGGCCAGACCGCTGGAGGAGTTGGGGGCGAATGTGATCGTCCAGCCCGCCATTGAAATCTCTCCGCCCGATGATTGGTCGGACGTGGATGCTGCGATCGAGCAGCTCGACTCGTTTGACTCGCTGGTGTTCAGCAGTCGCAACGGCGTGAAGTTCTTTCTGGATCGGTTGCTGGACCAAGGCCGTGATTTGCGTTGCCTGGGTGGACTCAAGATCGCGGTGGTCGGTGATGCGACGGCCGCGGTGTTGGCCGCTTATCATCTGCGAGCGGATTGGATTCCGGCAACGTTTGACGCCGACGCGTTGCTGGAAACGTTGCTTCAGGTCCAGCCCTCCGTGCGTTCCACGTTGATCGTGCGAACCCAGCGCGGGCGCGATGTTGTTGCGGACGGGCTTCGGCAGGTCGGGGCGAACGTTCGCGAGGTGGTCGCCTATCAAAATCGAGACGTGCCGGAAATGGACCCGATCACGCGAGCCAAGTTGAACGAGCAACCGTTGGACTGGGTGACATTGACCAGTCCTGCGACGGCACGGAATGTTCATCGTTGGTTGGGCGATTCCATTGGCGACACCAAGGTCGCGGTGATCAGTCCACTGACCGCGGAAGCTGTTCACGAATTGGGATGGCGAGTCGACGCGATCGCTTCGTCGGCCACAATGCAATCTTTGACCCAAGCGATTCTTGACGCGGAGACAACATGA